The region GATGGGTGCTCTCCTTCATTTCTCATGTGCCTGAGTTCTTGGGTTGACAGTGTGTGTGGTTTTTCTCTTGAGGCTGTGTAAGTGCATTGATCAAGACTTCAGAGATGCTCGGAAGGTTCCTGTTTATTGTCAATTGTGACCAAAGTAAGGGTTGATATTGTAAATGGCACGAGATCGCAGCGCTCTGAGCTTGATCTTTGGAATTATCCACAGAAGTTGTATATAGGCTGACGTTGGTTATGCACTGCAGTCTATCGTAAGGATGTAAATAATGTAGGCATGAAAAGTTTGAGATTGTTTATTGCGTAATCCACAGTGAGAGTTTTGGAATATGGGTGACGATTTAACTTTTTAGAATTTGTTCACTGACCGGTATTGTTCAGATATAAGGGGATTGTATACCccattaaccattaataaaaatttttaacgATATCTCCgttctttgtgttttctttttgtagaAAAGTGGGACATTATTTGTTTAAGTATTCATTTACCACTAGAGGGCAGAGCCAAAACATGCTTAAATATTTACACTTGTTACCCATTTAACAGAAAAGTACACTGTttgaaaattttggggtcagttagggttagatttattttttttatttttcctcatttaaaaaaaaatatatacttttattcaacaaggatgcaaataaaaaagatttGACAGTTAACAGTTACagttaaacataatatatataagcatttatctatatacagtacagaccaaaagttgggaaacattactatttttaatgtttttgaaagaagtctcttcatcAAACCAACACttaatttatcaaaaacaaaaaaaaaaaaaaaaacagtaatattgtgaaatattattacaacttaaaataatagttttctatttgaatatactttaaaaaaaaaaaaaaaattattcctgtgatgcaaagctgaattttcagcatcattactccagccttcagtgtcacatgtaacatccagtctatcacatgatcatttagaaatcattctaatattctgatttattatgagtgttggaaacagttctgctgtctaatatgtttgatgaataaaaggttaaaaagaactgcatttattcaaaataaaaataaaattctaataatatatattctaataatatattttctttactatcactttttatcaatttaacacatccttgctgaataaaagtattgattttatttaaaaaaaaaaaaagaaagaaaaaaaaaattactgaccccaaattgctgaccagtagtgtatattgttattacaaaatatttatattttaaaaacatagcttttttttttttttttttttttactttttattcatcaaagtatcctaaaaaagtatcacatgttctgaaaaaatattaggcagcagaactgtttccaactttgataatgaatcatcatattagaatgatttctaaaggatcatgtgataatgatcctaaaaattcagctttgcatcacagaaataaatgataatttaaagtataataaatttaaaaacaattattttaaattgtaataatatatcacaatattactgtatttttgatcaaataaatgcaggcttgatgagcagaagaaacttctttcaaaaacattaaaaagagtaatgtttccaaacttttggtctgtactgtatatgtgtgtatatatatatatatatatatatactatacatatacacacacacacacacacacacacacacacacacacacacacacacacacacatatatatatatatatatatatatacatatacatatgtaaatataacattttactgacccaaacagtaatgtacattgacctgtatattattttattttttattttttcttagcgTTTAGTACAACATTTAAGATCAGTGTTGTCTAGATTTGTGGAAAATTTCCTACGATTTGAAAAaggttaataatattataataattatattaacataataataataattatataaatattatataaacaaccTGATATAACCAGAATTCCAGTGACTGAAGTCTCCAGTAGGCCAGAGTTGACAGTATAGAGATGGTCTTTTACATATTCCTttggatatgtatatatatatttaaaaaaaaactgtttctctgACCTTAATCCTGTTTTTCAAAAAGTACAATAGTTGGGAGACTTGAGTCTGAGAtgatataaactttttttggtTACGGTCGTTGGGAAGCATTTATCTCAATTTGACAGCTTACTCACTTCAAACCCAAAAAACTGCCACTAGTGTAGGAGTCCTTTGAGGATTACTGAAAAATGTGTCACCCTCCCATTTTCACTCCATTTCACAGAGAGACACAAGATGCACATAGCACAATCCTTCCAGCCTCCTTGAACGTCTGGAGCTGCAGTGACAAGCGCACGCAAATACTTTttacaaaatgcatattaaagtgcattttacataaaattttatcattttatataaaatatgaataagtttgaggcaaataaataatgaaacaattatcATAAATACctcaaaaattactaaaaactaaaaattgggCAATGTTACATTGCCACACTCGTGAGGAGTTTGTATGCTGTTCTTGTTAATGCATAATATTTGTTAATCTCAAACTTGCCCGTCTTGCTTCCTTACAACTTAAAATACTGATCTTAAAATACTGAGTCAGTTAATAACCATATATAGATATTTATCCAGATGATGATGACATGGTGACGTTCCTGGCTGATGAAACCAGTTTGGTATTGTTTCATCATGCAGAAGGCTGTGTGTTCGTGACAGAAGCAGGCCTGCTTGAGAAtggactgcagtgtgtgtgtgtgtgtgtgtgtgtgtgtgtgtgtgtgtgtgtgtgtgtgtgtttaacgcTGGATGTCATAAAGAATGCCGGGGCACTGTActcttttgtaccttatttacttcTAAAAGATGCATAATAGTACCTTAAATGTGCACATTAATACCAAAAAAGTACATATTTGTATCTAAATGGTGCATataattaccatttttaaaaaggtatcacaCCATTGACAGCCTTTGTAccctttttctgagagtgtacaaaaTGCTTATAAGAGTGGTACAGCCTTAACACCGACAACAAcacaaactcaaaaaataaaattcaaataaatttcacaaagatgttacaaacacttcttcacacagggccatgtagttttggattttgttttcccttaataataaaaaccttcatttaaaaaactgcatgttgtgtttacgtGTGTTATCTTTTaccaatatttaaattagtttgatgatctgaaacattaaagtgtgacaaacatgcaaaaaaataagaaatcaggaagggggccaacactttttcacaccactgtgtatgtgtgtgtgtgtatatatatatatatatatatatatatattaaaagattttGTTAACTGAAACATCTAAAATTGTTGTGTTACAATAACAAATATCTAACAAATATCTAACAAGAAtcattatttagaataatattttttaattcttttaatttgtttatgaaaataaatgcaaaaatttcacttttttattcattacattaatttcgatgtgtgaatttgttttattttacaaaatcttttttatatcaatattgtCTGTCATTAGATGGAAAAGAGCTTTTTCAGAAACACAGATAAAAGGTGATTGtctaaaatgttaacaaatgttcAGTATTCATCTTCTTGATGTTTATTCTATTCCATTTGgtcagttaaaggaatagttcacccaaaaaagaaaatttactcctctggaggaagcgttattattgattatggactcaatgtatttgagttaaaaacatcttgatgcatttgtttcagcttttgtcttctccagatgttaactgatggactagagtgctgtggattattgtgatgtttttatcagctgtttggactctcattctgacggcacccattcactgcagagcatccattgctgagacagtgATGCAATCTACAcatcggatggcctgagggtgagcacgttttcattttttggctgaactttgGATGAGTCACATGAACTGCTGTGATATTTTCATAATGGTTTGGTGTCACGTCTAGCTCATCCACCTCTATTTGTGTACGAGCGGTTCATAATGTACACCATCTTTGTGAATATTagcatgtttgtttttacaaataaagatCTCCAAGAATAGCAGTATGCAAACAAGTACACAGCCGGCTCTTTCACAGAAAAGACCACAAACATCAGCTCTTCATATTTGAGTTAAAGCAGATATAGACCATCACTGACgccaaatacattttcaaaaaaaaaataaaaaattgagtgGATGAAACCGCTGACCACAATTAGTTAATGATGAAGATACAAACCATGTTACATGAAGTCTGAAAATAGCTAGTATGTCTATAAATCATCCAGGACATGTAGCCAAATgttcactcttaaaataaaggtttcaaacgtgacatataaactcagaattaagctatgagaaaagtcagaattacatgaaaaaaatcagaattcttagaaaaaaattgcgagatgtaaagtattatataaagacttgtgagaagaaaaaaaaatgccagaatTGGGCATGGGCGTCCGAAgcaaaaaaatgtggaaaaattttACTGGAGTAGAAGCCATTTCTTGTATTCTGATGCCTTTTAACTAAAACTGTTACCATATACCTGACAAGGTTTCCCAAAAATTAACACGGCAACAAAAGTCTAGTAAGTTGTTCTgaacaaaaaatgtatgtaaaaattgATCGGCAGGCGGCCGATCGGTACAACAATAGCTGTTCACCTATTTTTTCAAAACGGAaagctcttttggaaggccaaagaaagtattttcacaacgaaacagcgtctccacaacatggtgccggcagcaacagcgagaatcagaggttacgccttctttctttgtgtgaacatttgggcggtgttatgcaaatcttcccacatcgtgacatagacatgtgggagtgtgtttaaatgaggcgttttaagggggcgtggacaagtcttaacttttataaagaatatctctttgggtttgaaactTAAGTCTTTGTAACTTCAGGGAtcttttacagatcttctttatgcaccaaaagcttgtaacactccaaagagaaagaaaaacttgacatcgcatcatatgacccctttaaaataatatggAAAGACACagcagtttgcaatatcaagcagcaaaacaagctgtttcgtacagctaaaaatagcttgAAGCGGATGACACTTGAAGCcacaaagccactagaaggcaagccttcTAAAAAGTGTAACGGCTAATGCGAACGCTTCCGTTTTGCCAGTACATAGGAAAGAAGACCAGAGGccgttttttaaattgttttatgcatGTCAATGGtggagaggcttcactacgctttttagaggaaacaggttattatttaatgaatcgACAGTCTATTATGGAGGACTAAatctgcaaaaacaataaataaataaataaatatgcaaataaataaataaatgaataaataaataaatctttgtaTAAATACACCCATTcttgtttaaatgcatatataaataattaaatgtgtgataaaaataaccaaataaattaaataaattggtgggaaatgtttaaaaaaaatgggaaatgttTAAGGAAATGCTAAACTGTTCctaactgttttcttttaatcacGAAAATCAAGAAATCAAGAAAAATAATTGGGGAgctaaattcagaaataaatgagtGATTAGAAGAAAACAGTTAGGATGAGTTTAGCATTTCCCTAAACATTTTCCATTTGGccaccaatttattttatttatttgactactttCATCAcacgtttaattatttatatatgtatttaaacatgaatatgtgtatttatgcacagatttatttatttgtttgcttatttatttattgtttttgcaggttTAGTACTCCATAGTCTATTGGCTATTctccaacatgttttacactaaacaatacttttgcatttaactatttttagaatttacaccaaaaaaaaaaaaaaaaaaaagccattttataagagaagtcactgactttttttgacaggtgggattcagctaacagcacttctcattcattcctatagTATCCGTAAACAGCGATTGAGTGTCACACAACCCTGACTGAAATTCAGtgacgtcaaggctgtaatgtgattggttattaaggcacacgtgatccaagttgacAGTTaagctttctccaatagtaagtaaaACAGACCCTCTTATCTCCCTATAATAAGACAATCTCTgggaagccagacacattaaataATTCTTACGGCTCAACAGTGGAGTCTAGTGCAATAAAGcatgtgaaatttattagcagGACAGACTGTAAAGTGCATGAGAACAATCTGAGTGTCACACATCCTTCAATGGAACCTTAAACTAATCCAGCTGTCAAAGTAGTTAATGATCAGGACAAAATCTGATGCACTTCTACATTCTTTAAAGCAGGCGAGACAGTATCAAACGCAAATCGCATTGTGTGTTTCAGTGCAGTGTGAACAGGATTCATCTGTCATAATGTTAGCAGTGCAGTGCTATTGCAGTGATGCTGGAATCGCAGGATTTTGTGTGCGATTCTGTCCGCGAGGAGataggatggatagatagacagcaGGTTCAGCGGTGCCTCCTCTGGCATCTTGTCGTTCCAGAGCTGGAGCCACTGCACTGGACCCTCGGCCCTCCGCAGCGCAGCTCGCTTGCCAAACCTCTTCCTGCGCAGACGGCGGTTCACTAACTTCTTCAGATGCTCAATCGGAGTCCCATACTGAATCTGCAGACCGGACAGAACCGGCTCAAATAAATCCACCAATTCTGGAAGAAAAACACCAGCAGAGGGTCAATTTAGAGTTGCAacatgcagttgctatggtgatcAGGGTGGTTGTCTGTGATCTGAGTGGTTGTCTGTGCAGTTGTACCTCTcacatttttcagaattgtgagatttaaactaaaaaaggcagttgctatggtgatcTCCATGGTTATctgtgcagttgctatggtgattAGGGTGGTTGTctgtgcagttgctatggtaatcAGGGTGATTGTctgtgcagttgctatggtgatcAGGGTGGTTGTCTGTGCAGTTGTACCTcacatttttcagaattgtgagatttaaactaaaaaaggcagttgctatggtgatcTGCGTGGTTATctgtgcagttgctatggtgattAAGGTGGTTGTctgtgcagttgctatggtgatcAGGGTGATTGTctgtgcagttgctatggtgatcAGGGTGGTTGTCTGTGCAGTTGCTATGCTGATCTGAGTGGTTGTCTGTGCAGTTGCAGTTGCTATAGTGATCAGATTGGTTCTCTGTGCAGTTACTATGGTGATCAGGGTGGTCAACTGTGGCGTTGCTATGGTGATTTGAGTGGTTGTCGTGATCTGAGTGGTTGTctgtgcagttgctatggtgatcAGGGTGGTTTTCTGTGCTGTTGCTATGGTGATTTGAGTGGTTGTCTGTGATCTGAGCGGTTGTCTGTGCAGTTGCAGTTGCTATAGTGATCAGGTTGGTTCTCTGTGCAGTTACAATGGTGATCAGGGTTGTCGACTGTGCCGTTGCTATGGTGATTTGAGTGGTTGTCTGTGATCTGAGTGGTTGTCTGTGCAGTTACTATGGTCATCAGGGTGGTCGACTGTGCTGTTGCTATGGTGATTTGAGTGGTTGTCTGTGATCTGAGTGGTTGTCTGTGCAGTTGCTATGTAATTGTGAACATGTGTTCCTGTACCTTTTAGTGTGAGCTGGTCACAGGTTGCACACACATTATCATGCCACCTGGATCCGGGCAGCACCAGCTGTTCACCAGTCTTGCAGGCGCTGTGAGTAACGCATGCTGCATGCGTCTTTCTGACATCTGCGAAGTGCCCACCTGCACAGAGCTCACACACTGTGTCTCTGTGTGGTGTCCCTGCAGATACATAATCAAACATTACACAATAGTCACAGTGATCCAACTTCACATGAATCACCATTTGAATAAAGCCAAGACACTGTTACTGCAGTCTGACCACAGCCAACAAAACAACAGTTGTGTGACAAAACCCACTAAGAATTTAATGATAGTGAACATCAACAGTTCACACAGAGTCTTTAAATGAacttaacgttttttttttttttgcaaaaaaagagagaaaaaaaggttttataaagaTTATATTGTGAGTTATGAAATGTAATAATCTTTAATGTGTTAATATGAATCtaaataatatctatctatctacctatctataaaattcatattaaatcattaaatgtatGATATTAAGACAAAACTGTGAGTTATtgatgttatataaaataaatcatcaaatgTCTTTTATCATGGtaatattaagtttatttaagtttttttaattatatatacatatatatatatatatatatatgtatatatatatatatatatatatatatatatatatatatatatatatatgtgtgtgtgtgtgtgtgtgtgtgtgtgtgtgtgtgtgtgtgtgtgtatatatatattagcctacATTTGTGTTATAGTTATTAAGATATAATTGCgagttatgatttttttattaatttaaatttaaaagtaataaatataaaaatataaatacatttttgacaatTACACACCCACACCTGAAGCTTTGACTCCGTGACCCGGTTTGCACTCGCTGTGTCTCCTGCAGAAGTGCTGATCCCAGTAGAATCCGGCCTCACATCCGCAGACTGTGTTCACGGTTCCGTTACACGGTCGAACGACCTGCTGGTGATCGGAGCACGCGTCGCACCGCAGGCAGTCCGGGATGTAGTTCCAGAACTCCGTGAACAGACCCGGGCCGCACGGCAGGCAGTCCGTCTCGCGGGAGCTTGTGCAATGTGCGCCCAGACGAGTTCCCGGCGGACACTTTTTACACTGCAGCTGCTGTCCGGTGACCGGATCCGTGCGCCAGTATGTGGGTTCATCCGCCGCCAGTCCGGCTCCAGACA is a window of Cyprinus carpio isolate SPL01 chromosome B1, ASM1834038v1, whole genome shotgun sequence DNA encoding:
- the LOC109090176 gene encoding tumor necrosis factor receptor superfamily member 11B-like isoform X1; this translates as MFLFTVVLLPVLSGAGLAADEPTYWRTDPVTGQQLQCKKCPPGTRLGAHCTSSRETDCLPCGPGLFTEFWNYIPDCLRCDACSDHQQVVRPCNGTVNTVCGCEAGFYWDQHFCRRHSECKPGHGVKASGVGTPHRDTVCELCAGGHFADVRKTHAACVTHSACKTGEQLVLPGSRWHDNVCATCDQLTLKELVDLFEPVLSGLQIQYGTPIEHLKKLVNRRLRRKRFGKRAALRRAEGPVQWLQLWNDKMPEEAPLNLLSIYPSYLLADRIAHKILRFQHHCNSTALLTL
- the LOC109090176 gene encoding tumor necrosis factor receptor superfamily member 11B-like isoform X2, which gives rise to MFLFTVVLLPVLSGAGLAADEPTYWRTDPVTGQQLQCKKCPPGTRLGAHCTSSRETDCLPCGPGLFTEFWNYIPDCLRCDACSDHQQVVRPCNGTVNTVCGCEAGFYWDQHFCRRHSECKPGHGVKASGTPHRDTVCELCAGGHFADVRKTHAACVTHSACKTGEQLVLPGSRWHDNVCATCDQLTLKELVDLFEPVLSGLQIQYGTPIEHLKKLVNRRLRRKRFGKRAALRRAEGPVQWLQLWNDKMPEEAPLNLLSIYPSYLLADRIAHKILRFQHHCNSTALLTL